Part of the Salinibacter grassmerensis genome, GGGCAGGAGAGCCACGGCGTGTGCCGTCTCGAGCGCCGGAATGATGCCTTCCGTACGAGACAGCAGCTCCACCCCGTCCAGGGCCTCGTCGTCGGTCACCGGGTGATACGTGACGCGCCCCTCATCGCGCAGGTGGGCGTGCTCGGGCCCCACTCCGGGATAGTCGAGACCGGCGGAGAGTGAATGGGCGAGACTTACCTGACCGGTATCGTCTTGCAACAGGTAGCTCATCGCCCCGTGCAGGACGCCCGGCGACCCCTCGGCAAGGGTGGCCGCGTGGTCGCCGTCGAGGCCGCCGCCCGCCGCCTCCGTCCCGTGCAGCTGCACCTCGGGATCGTCGAGGAACGGATGGTAGATGCCAATGGCGTTGGAGCCGCCCCCCACGCAGGCCGCAATGGCGTCTGGCGTCTCCTGGCCGGTCTCCTCGCGGAGCTGGTGGCGCGTCTCGGTGCCGATCACTCGGTGAAAGTTGCGCACCATCATGGGGTACGGGTGCGGGCCGACGACGGAGCCGATGATGTAAAACGTGTCGTCCGGGTTAGACACCCAGTCCCGGATGGCCTCGTTGGTGGCCTCCTTCAGGGTTTGGCTGCCCGAGGTCGCCGCCCGAACCTCTGCGCCCAGCAACTCCATGCGCTCCACGTTGAGGCGCTGAC contains:
- the trpB gene encoding tryptophan synthase subunit beta, producing MSSPATTSRADTLPDTDGHFGSYGGAYVPETLTPVLEELKAAYATYKDDPDFQAELRALLNEYAGRPTPLSYCDRLTERIGGARIYAKREDLCHTGAHKINNTLGQILLATRMGKERIIAETGAGQHGVATATVCAKFGVDCVIYMGAEDMERQRLNVERMELLGAEVRAATSGSQTLKEATNEAIRDWVSNPDDTFYIIGSVVGPHPYPMMVRNFHRVIGTETRHQLREETGQETPDAIAACVGGGSNAIGIYHPFLDDPEVQLHGTEAAGGGLDGDHAATLAEGSPGVLHGAMSYLLQDDTGQVSLAHSLSAGLDYPGVGPEHAHLRDEGRVTYHPVTDDEALDGVELLSRTEGIIPALETAHAVALLPELARNLAEERGEDAVLVFNCSGRGDKDMQTIAAHR